DNA sequence from the Rhizobium lusitanum genome:
CGCCATGGTCTTGCCGGTCACCGTCGGACAGTCGCCATCGAGTTTGCCGACCTGCAGCAGTTCCCACATGATGGCCGGCACGCCGCCGGCGCGATGGAAGCGCTCGCCGAGATAGGCACCGGCCGGCTGTACATTGGCAAGCAGCGGAATGTCGAAGCCATGCACCTGCCAGTCCTCGGGATGAAGCTCGACGCCTGCATGCTTGGCCATGGCCGCCAGATGCGGCTGGGCATTGGTTGAACCGCCGATGGCCGAATTGACGCGGATGGCGTTGAGAAAGGCCCGCCGGGTCAGCACGTCGGACGGCTTGATATTTTCGAGCACCAGTTCGACGGCGCGCCGCCCGGTACGATAGGCCATCTGCCCGCGTTCGCGATAGGCGCCGGGGATGGCGGCACAGCCGGTGAGCGACATGCCGAGCGCTTCGGCCATGGCATTCATGGTCGAGGCCGTACCCATGGTGTTGCAGTGACCGATCGAGGGCGCCGAGGCGAGCGACGCCTCCATGAATTCCTCTTCGTCGATCTCGCCGGCCGCGAGCTTGCGGCGCGAACGCCAGATCACCGTGCCGGACCCGGCCAGCTCACCATCATGCCAGCCATCGAGCATCGGTCCGCCGGAAAGCACGATCGCCGGAATATTGACGGTCGACGCCGCCATCAGCGCCGATGGCGTGGTCTTGTCGCAGCCGGTCGTCAGTACGACGCCATCGAGCGGATAGCCGTAGAGCACCTCGACGAGACCGAGATAGGCGAGGTTGCGATCTAGTGCCGCGGTCGGGCGCTTGCAGTTCTCGAAGATCGGATGGGTCGGGAACTCAATCGGAATGCCGCCAGCATCGCGAATGCCGTCGCGGACACGCTTGGCAAGATCGATGTGATGACGGTTGCAGGGTGTCAGGTCACTGCCGCTCTGGGCGATGCCGATGACGGGCTTGCCGGAACGTAGCTCCTCCGGCGTGATGCCGTAATTCATGAAGCGCTCGAGATAGAGCGCGGTCATGTCGATATGATCGGGATTGTCGAACCAGTCCTGCGAGCGCAGACGGCGTTTGGATGGACTGTTGTCGCTCATGTCTTTCTCAAGCCTTTCCTCGGCCATTCTTGTCTTCCAGATGCAGCAACAGGCCGCTGTGATCGCTCTCCGCGCCGCCATTCTCGACGAATTCGGCAAATTCCGTCCTGACGGTTTCGGTCAGCGGCAGATGAAGAGACAAGCTTCGGGCAGCGGCCAGAACCGCATCGAGATCCTTCAACTGGTTGCGCGAGGTCCCGCCGGGCTCGAAATTGCGGTCGATCATGCGCTGTCCGTGCAGCTCGAGAATCCGGCTTTCGGCAAAGCCGCCGCGAATGGCGGCACGGAAAGCCTCGCGCGAACCGCCGCCGGCCTCCACCAGCAGCATGGCCTCGGCGATGGCGCCGATGGTGACGGCGACGATCTGCTGGTTGCCGAGCTTGGCGAGCTGGCCGGTGCCGCTCGGTCCGACATGAGTAACGCGGCCAAGCGGGGCAAACACATCCCGGACACTATCGATGACATCAGCGTCGCCGCCTGCCATGATCGCCAGCGTCCCAGCCGCCGCGCCTACCACACCGCCGGAAACGGGCGCATCGATATGGCGAAAGCCGCGCTCGGCGAGTTTCGCCGCATGCTCGCGGGCGATCGGCGGCGCGATCGAGCTGTTGTCGATGACAACGGCTCCGGGCGCCAGCGCGTCCATCACTCCACTCCCGAACAGGACCTCGCTCACCGCGCCACCATTGGTCAGCATGGTGAAAAGCACCGACGCCCCCTTGGCCGCCTCCGCCGCCGTCGCGGCAACGGTCGCTCCGTCAGCCGCCAGTGCATCCGCCTTGCTAAGGTCGCGGTTCCAGACGGTGACGGCGAAGCCGGCGCCAAGCAAGCGCCGCACCATCGGAGCACCCATCAATCCGGTCCCGAGGAAAACGATCTTCCGACCGGTCATGGCAGCTGCCCTCCCAGCTCGTTCTCGATATGCGTGGACAGACCCCTCGCGCGCACCGTGACCTTACCGTTGAAGCCTTTCGGCTGTGGCGGCTCGATCACGTCGACCAGCGTCAGCCCCGTGATCTCACGGCCACCGAGCCCACCATCGGCCACCAGCTTTCGGCCGATCATACCGGCTGCTCCGATAATGGCGATATGCATGCATCCTCCTCGCAATGACGCGCATCGGGACAGCTCCTCCGGCCCGATGTACGTCAGTCAATATGCCTATGTGCTTGATAAACCCATGGCGTCCGCATGCAAACAAAATTGGCGGACGGGCGGTAAAATCTTCGAAAGACAGATTGGCCTGAATGGAAAATATCGAAGCGTCGCAAGAACGAAAAAAGGCGGGACCTTGCGGTCCCGCCCATGACATATCGGGCACTGGGGGTGCTACCCGACATGGCAGTCCTATTCGGCGGCGATAGGGAGAGCCTCCGCCGAATGGTTGTTGTCGTTGCTATGATGCTGCTTCAGCGGACGGTTGCCGCCTATCCTGCGAATCATCACGTAGAAGACCGGCGTCATGAAAATGCCGAAGAAGGTGACGCCGATCATGCCGGCAAACACCGCGACACCCATGGCGGCGCGCATCTCGGCACCGGCACCGGTCGAGGTGACCAGTGGCACGACACCCATGATGAAGGCCATGGAGGTCATCAGGATCGGGCGCAGACGCAGGCGGCTGGACTCGATGGCGGCCTGGACCGGCGTGCGGCCCTCGAATTCCAGCTCGCGGGCGAATTCCACGATCAGGATCGCGTTCTTCGCCGACAAGCCCACCAACACCATCAAGCCGATCTGCGTGAAGATGTTGTTGTCGCCCCCCGTCAGCCAGACACCCGTCAGGGCGGCGAGCACACCCATCGGCACGATCATGACGATCGCAAGCGGCAGGGTGACGCTTTCATACTGGGCGGCCAGCACGAGGTAGACGAGCAGCAGGGCCAGCGGGAAGATCAGGAAGCCAGAGCTGCCGGCCAGGATCTGCTGATAGGTCAGATCGGTCCATTCGTAACCGATGCCCTTGGGCAGGGTTTCGTTGGCGATGCGCTCCACGGCAGCCTGGGCCTGGCCGGACGAGAAGCCCGGAGCCGGACCGCCGTTGATATCGGCGGCAAGGAAGCCGTTGTAACGCGTCGTCCGTTCAGGACCGGTGCTGGCCTCGACCTTGAGCAACGCCGACAGCGGGATCATCTGGCCCGATGCCGAACGAACCTTCAACTGGCCAATGTCGCTGGCATGCGAGCGGAACTTGGCATCCGCCTGCACACGCACGCTGTAGGTACGGCCGAAGGCGTTGAAGTCGTTGACATAGAGCGAACCCAGATAGATCTGCAGCGTGTC
Encoded proteins:
- a CDS encoding NAD(P)-dependent oxidoreductase, which translates into the protein MTGRKIVFLGTGLMGAPMVRRLLGAGFAVTVWNRDLSKADALAADGATVAATAAEAAKGASVLFTMLTNGGAVSEVLFGSGVMDALAPGAVVIDNSSIAPPIAREHAAKLAERGFRHIDAPVSGGVVGAAAGTLAIMAGGDADVIDSVRDVFAPLGRVTHVGPSGTGQLAKLGNQQIVAVTIGAIAEAMLLVEAGGGSREAFRAAIRGGFAESRILELHGQRMIDRNFEPGGTSRNQLKDLDAVLAAARSLSLHLPLTETVRTEFAEFVENGGAESDHSGLLLHLEDKNGRGKA
- a CDS encoding IlvD/Edd family dehydratase — encoded protein: MSDNSPSKRRLRSQDWFDNPDHIDMTALYLERFMNYGITPEELRSGKPVIGIAQSGSDLTPCNRHHIDLAKRVRDGIRDAGGIPIEFPTHPIFENCKRPTAALDRNLAYLGLVEVLYGYPLDGVVLTTGCDKTTPSALMAASTVNIPAIVLSGGPMLDGWHDGELAGSGTVIWRSRRKLAAGEIDEEEFMEASLASAPSIGHCNTMGTASTMNAMAEALGMSLTGCAAIPGAYRERGQMAYRTGRRAVELVLENIKPSDVLTRRAFLNAIRVNSAIGGSTNAQPHLAAMAKHAGVELHPEDWQVHGFDIPLLANVQPAGAYLGERFHRAGGVPAIMWELLQVGKLDGDCPTVTGKTMAENLKGREATDREVILPFAQPLKERAGFLVLKGNLFDFAIMKMSVVSEDFRSRYLLEPGREGVFEGRAVVFDGSEDYHKRINDAELGIDENTILVIRGAGPIGWPGSAEVVNMQPPDALLKRGIRSLPTIGDGRQSGTADSPSILNASPESAAGGGLAWLRTGDTIRIDFNQGLCDMLVEEAEIERRKGDGIPAVPPDATPWQRIYRRSVTQLSDGAVLDGAADFRDLAANPPRHNH